Proteins from a single region of Candidatus Omnitrophota bacterium:
- the pyrE gene encoding orotate phosphoribosyltransferase yields METQLRDINYYRGRLHSLLKREALKKGKFVLSSGKESTYYLDGRIVTLSSEGAYLVAKIIIEMIKGLNISAVGGPTLGADPIVGALAAISYLEKSPVNTFIVRKSAKGHGMQRLIEGPKLNPGAKVVLVDDVATTGKAIIEAKAALDQAGLKADTAIVVVDRCEGADKNLSEHGIVLKPIFKISDFDI; encoded by the coding sequence ATGGAAACCCAGTTAAGGGATATAAACTATTATCGAGGGCGGTTGCATTCTCTTTTAAAAAGAGAGGCGCTCAAGAAAGGGAAGTTTGTGCTATCTTCAGGAAAAGAAAGCACTTATTATTTAGATGGGCGCATAGTCACCCTTTCTTCAGAAGGGGCTTATTTAGTAGCTAAGATTATCATCGAAATGATCAAAGGATTGAATATATCTGCTGTAGGAGGGCCCACCCTGGGAGCTGACCCGATCGTAGGGGCCCTGGCCGCAATCAGCTACCTGGAGAAAAGCCCGGTGAATACTTTTATTGTTCGTAAATCTGCAAAGGGCCACGGCATGCAGAGGCTAATCGAAGGCCCTAAGTTGAATCCGGGGGCTAAAGTTGTTCTTGTTGACGATGTTGCTACTACAGGCAAAGCTATAATTGAAGCTAAGGCAGCTTTGGACCAAGCCGGCCTGAAAGCGGATACTGCAATTGTCGTTGTCGATAGATGCGAGGGTGCGGATAAGAACCTTTCTGAACACGGAATAGTTTTAAAGCCAATTTTCAAAATATCTGATTTTGATATTTAA
- a CDS encoding NAD(P)/FAD-dependent oxidoreductase produces MQKIIVIGAGPAGMMAAIKASQSGTPVTLIEQNPSLGKKLLISGKGRCNLTNAVELEQFLARFSNNGEFLRDAFKVFFNKELIEFFQSRGLGIKVERQQRVFPATDDSASIVQVLARELKASKVKIMFSTPVKDVIAEDGMVRGVRLFDNSLLETDRLIMATGGISYSFTGSDGKGIKIALRLGHRVVALRPGLVALDTAEDFIKDLAGITLKNIRLRFKGDKKSIVSDIGEILFTHTGISGPLVFTYSGRIVDWLKDAKEVVVEIDLKPALSDDQLNLRLLRDFKGNGKKAIKNVLKLSLPQRLISVFLSLSGIDGDKKISYISAEERKKLCSLFKSFTLRLVKPRPIEEAMITRGGVSLKDINPRTMESKIVKGLYFAGEMIDVDADTGGFNLQAAFSTGYLAGKSASAS; encoded by the coding sequence ATGCAAAAAATCATCGTAATAGGCGCTGGCCCTGCAGGGATGATGGCTGCTATAAAGGCATCTCAGTCAGGCACACCGGTAACTCTTATTGAACAGAACCCTTCCTTAGGCAAGAAACTTCTTATAAGCGGTAAAGGCCGCTGCAATCTTACCAATGCGGTCGAATTAGAACAATTCCTGGCCAGGTTTTCTAATAATGGCGAATTCTTAAGGGACGCCTTTAAAGTATTCTTTAATAAAGAGTTAATAGAATTTTTCCAAAGCAGAGGCCTCGGGATAAAGGTCGAGAGGCAGCAGCGCGTCTTTCCCGCTACCGATGATTCTGCAAGTATAGTTCAGGTACTGGCGCGCGAACTTAAGGCAAGTAAGGTAAAAATAATGTTTTCTACGCCGGTCAAAGATGTAATAGCTGAGGATGGTATGGTCAGAGGGGTAAGGCTTTTTGATAACAGTTTGCTTGAGACGGATCGATTGATAATGGCAACAGGAGGAATTTCGTATAGCTTTACCGGTTCCGACGGTAAGGGCATAAAGATTGCCCTGAGGCTTGGGCACAGGGTTGTTGCTTTAAGGCCGGGATTGGTAGCTTTAGATACAGCTGAAGATTTTATCAAAGATTTAGCAGGCATAACTTTAAAAAATATCCGTTTACGTTTTAAAGGGGATAAAAAGAGCATTGTATCAGATATAGGGGAGATTCTTTTTACGCATACTGGTATTTCCGGACCACTTGTGTTTACTTATAGCGGCAGGATAGTAGATTGGCTTAAGGACGCAAAAGAGGTCGTTGTCGAAATAGACCTTAAGCCAGCCTTATCGGATGACCAGCTTAACCTGCGATTGTTGAGGGATTTTAAAGGAAATGGCAAGAAAGCTATCAAGAATGTGCTTAAGCTTTCTTTACCACAGAGGTTAATAAGTGTTTTTCTTTCTCTGTCCGGTATTGACGGGGATAAGAAAATAAGCTATATCTCGGCAGAGGAGAGGAAAAAACTTTGTAGTTTGTTTAAGTCATTTACGTTGAGGCTGGTTAAACCCAGGCCTATAGAAGAGGCAATGATCACTCGGGGAGGGGTGTCTCTTAAAGACATTAACCCGCGTACTATGGAATCTAAGATTGTCAAAGGATTGTATTTTGCAGGCGAAATGATAGATGTTGATGCTGATACAGGAGGATTTAATCTGCAGGCAGCTTTTTCTACCGGATATTTAGCCGGTAAAAGCGCTTCAGCCAGTTAA